In Chitinophagales bacterium, the sequence TCTATAGTGGTGTACGACAAACTTACGCTAGACTGGGTATAGATAGTGAAAAAGACTATTACGAAAGCCGTGAATACAAGAAGGGTAAAGCTATAGTAGAAATTGGATATCAGAGTGGCGTGTTCCAAAAAGATGAGACTGGAGCTATTTACATCGATTTGACTGACAAAGGTTTGGATAAGAAATTCCTTCAGCGTTCCAATGGTACTTCTCTTTACATTACCCAAGATATGGCCTTGGTCAAACAGCGTTTTGACGACTATCATATGGACAAGATGATTTATGTCGTAGGTGATGAGCAAAATTACCACTTCAAAGTCTTGAAATATATCATGGAGGCCATGAAGGAGGATTTCTCCAAAGATATTTATCATCTATCTTATGGTATGGTATTAGGTAAAGATGGTTCTAAATTCAAGTCTAGAGAAGGCACTCCAGCGGATGCCGATTTAATCGTAGATGCTGTGGTCGATGAAGCCAGAACACAGACACTAGATAGTGGTAAAGCGGAGACTTTGACGGTGAATGAAATAGACGAAATAGCAGAAAGCGTGGGCCTAGGAGCTCTAAAATTTGCGCTTTTAAAAGTTACTGCCACAAAGAATATAATTTTTGACCCCAAAGAAGCCGTTGATCTCAATGGAGACACAGGTTCATTCATTCAGTACACCTATGTCAGAACCAAGGCCTTATTAGCCAAATGGGATGATAAATTTTCTCAAGTTATAGATTTTGATTTACATAAAGAAGAGGAAGATTTATTATTACATTTATCCACATATAAACCTACACTTAAACGATGTGCTGAAGCTTTAGATCCTGCCGAATTGGCATTATTTACACTTCAATTAGCTAAAATTTACAATCGTTTCTATACACAACTACCTATATTAAAGGAAGAAAATGAAGAATCGCGACGATTTAGAATGTTTTTGACATTTTTGACAAGCGAGATACTCGCTAAATCGCTTACTATACTCGGGGTACCTTTGCCAAATAAAATGTAACTATTCTTTGTAGAGTAAAACAGTTGGAATTTATGCTAAAACTAACTTAAATTCTCTTTACTTTTTTTAAAACTTTAAAAACAATAATTTAATTGGATTTTCATTAAATTTGTAGTTTACATTTACAAATGAAAAAACTAATTGTAATTATCCTAATCGGGATAAGCTTAAGCCTTAGAGCACAGTCTATTCAAGACACTATCGATAATCCTTATTGGATAGCGATGATGTCTGATAGAACCATCAACATTAATAAAACAAAACGCGCATATGATCTTTATTTTTCAAATAAAGCCAAGGTCAAAGGTACGAGTTATAAACAGTTCGAACGCTGGTATCATCACTGGTCTATGAAAGTCAATAGCGATGGTAGTTTTCCTGCTCCAGATCACACGATACAAGAAATTAGGAAGTTTAGAAGAAATAATTTGACTCCACGTTCAGGAACAGGAGCTTGGAAAAATTTAGGTCCATTTGATGATCCATTTTTAGTAGGAGAATTTGTAGGAGTAGGTAGAGTCAATGCGATAGGATTTCACCCTACAAATGAAAACATTATTTACGCAGGTGCTCCTCAGGGAGGTTTTTGGCGTACTTACGATAAAGGCGCTAACTGGACATCCACTACAGACAACTTACCTACATTGGGAGTTTCTGCTATTGCCTATATACAAAATTCCTCTTCTGACTCTGTGATATTGATCGGAACAGGAGACCGAGATGCGAGTGATGCTCCAGGTCAAGGGGTTATGAAATCTACCGATGGTGGAGTTACCTTTGTTTCATCCAATACGGGTATAGGTAATCGCATAGTGGGAATGTTCGCTCAAAACCCACTAAATAAAAATACAATATTTGCTGCTGTCGATAATGGTATTTATGTGAGTTATAATCAAGGCGCAAATTGGATACAACGATCTAGTGCTGGAAATTTTAAGGATATTAAATACTGTCCTGGAGACACTATGACACTTTATGCGACACAAAATGGTGTATTCTATCGTTCAGTGGATGCGGGAAATACATGGACATCTATTTCCACTGGGATGACAGCGACAGGTAGAAATAGATTGGCTATTGGAGTCACTGCAGCGAACCCAAACATTGTGTATGTAGTAGCTAGTAAATCAAGTACGAATGGGCTCGAATCATTTTATAAGTCGTCAAACAAGGGACTTAGTTTTACAGCCAGGATAGGAGATACCTTTAATATTCTGGGAAGCAATACAAACGGCTCTGCTTCGGGTGGTCAAGGCTGGTATGATTTAGCTATTACTGGAAATGACCAAGATTCCAATATGGTCGTCGTAGGAGGAGTCATTCAGTTTAGAACCAATAACGGTGGTACTTCTTGGTCGGCCATTTCTCACTGGTTTGGAGGTGGTGCACCTTTTGTGCATGCAGATGTACATTATCTAGCCAGAAATCCACTAAATAATGAATTGTATAGTGGAAATGATGGCGGAGTCTATACCACAGCGA encodes:
- the argS gene encoding arginine--tRNA ligase — its product is MEPFISLLKQSLSSYFKTNFPDVLPSDFVFQSTNKDHNGNLTLMVFPLAKLVKLNPDSLAGLLGEHLKTTEWVDNFEVIKGFLNLHLSKQAFQMVVSDASDLTVKISDTQKIVLEYCGPNTNKPIHIGHLRNMFLGYSVAGILKEVGHDVHKVNIFNDRGIAICKSMIGYLEYGNNTTPESENMKGDFFVGNFYILFSQECSLQAKPLIEQGMKKEEAEAQTAIFQKANDLLLKWEAGDQATIELWNKMNNWFYSGVRQTYARLGIDSEKDYYESREYKKGKAIVEIGYQSGVFQKDETGAIYIDLTDKGLDKKFLQRSNGTSLYITQDMALVKQRFDDYHMDKMIYVVGDEQNYHFKVLKYIMEAMKEDFSKDIYHLSYGMVLGKDGSKFKSREGTPADADLIVDAVVDEARTQTLDSGKAETLTVNEIDEIAESVGLGALKFALLKVTATKNIIFDPKEAVDLNGDTGSFIQYTYVRTKALLAKWDDKFSQVIDFDLHKEEEDLLLHLSTYKPTLKRCAEALDPAELALFTLQLAKIYNRFYTQLPILKEENEESRRFRMFLTFLTSEILAKSLTILGVPLPNKM